From the Candidatus Brocadia sp. genome, the window AACATATGGAGGCAGCCCTTCCTGATCGGCCAGTGTTTTCCTCACAGCCCTCAAACGTTCAAACAGCAAGCGGTCGTAATCCTCACCTGCATCAATTTTTTGAACGGAGATTTGTTCATCGGGTTTTGTCAAAAACACCGTTTCATTGGACAATAATACATTCCGGCACTTTTCCTGTAACTTCAATACGGGATACTTGTCTCCATCCAGCCTCAGGTATCCCAATTGAATTAATTCACGGATAAAAGCCTGCCACTGAGACTTCGAAAATTCTTTTCCAGCACCATACGTCTTGATCGTGTTGTGCTGGTTCTGTACTATTTTTTGATTTTTTGAACCTTGCAGGATGTCAATAACATAGTTAATCCCGAATCGTTCACCCACACGGTAAACGCAGGATAATATCTTTTGCGCAGCAATCGTTCCGTCAAATCGTTCCTTTGGTTCTAAACAGACATCACAACTCCCGCAATTGGGTTCGTCAAATTTCTCGCCAAAATAAGCCAGCAATAACCTTCTCCGGCAAACGTTGCTTTCACAATAGTTCGCCATCTCCCTCAATTGCCTGTATGCAGCTTGTTTTTCACCTTCGTCCGTTTTTTGATTGATAAAATATTCTATCTTGAACATATCGGCGTAACTAAAGAACAGAATACAGTCACTTTTTAAACCATCCCTTCCCGCACGGCCTGTTTCCTGATAATACCCTTCGATGCTCTTCGGCAAATCGTAATGGATCACATACCGCACATTGGGTTTGTTAATGCCCATACCAAATGCAATCGTTGCCACAATAATCTCGACGTCGTCACGGATGAACCGTTCCTGGTTTTCTGTTCTGGCTTCGGCGGTGAGACCTGCATGGTACGGCAGGGCACGGTATCCGTCCTTCTGCAGGCTCGCGGAAAGACTTTCCACGGTTTTACGGCTCTGACAATAAATAATTCCCGAATCTTTCTGTCGCCCTTTCACATAACGGAGTATATGATGATAGGGATTATCCTTGGGTTTAATTTGATAGTGCAGGTTTTTCCGGTGAAAACTTGCCTTGAAGACCTTACAATCTGACAACTTGAGCTGTGTGATAATATCTTCCTGGACAACAGGTGTAGCGGTGGCTGTTAAGGCCATAATGGGCACCTTTGGGAATCTCTCCTTCAGTAATTTTAACTGGCGATACTCGGGCCTGAAATCGTGCCCCCATTCCGAAATACAATGCGATTCATCAATGGCAAACAGGCAGACCTTTAATCCCTGTAAAAACTGGAGAAATTCCGGCATAACGAGTCTTTCCGGTGCGATATAAAGGATCTTTACTTCATTGTTTGATAAACTCCGCTTTCTTATATCAATTTCAGCATAACTCAAAGAACTATTAATAAATGTTGCCGGAATACCATTCGCCAGCAACCCATCTACCTGGTCTTTCATTAAGGCGATTAATGGAGAGATAACAATAGTTACACCGTCAAAGAGGAGTGCAGGTAGTTGATAACACAGGGACTTACCACCCCCTGTCGGCATAAGGACAAAGACGTCTCTTCGCCCCAGCGCTTCCTTTATAATATCCTCCTGAAGTGGGTAAAAGCTTGTGTACCCAAAATATTTTTGCAGTATCGTATACATGGTATTTTAGGGATAATACTGATTTTCATTTCCCGAATCAACCGGAAACATTTTGACATTCAAATATACTATGATAAACTTTGATACATGAACAACAGAATCAAAGGAAAACAAAGTACCCCCGAAGACATGGTACTCATTCCTGAAGGGCTATTTTTGATGGGAAGTACAAGAGAAGACATTGAAAGATTATTAGACCTTGACCGTAATATTGAAATCGATCGGCTGGATAACGAATTTCCTCAAAGAGAGGTCTATCTCAGTGCCTACCTCATCGATAAATATCCCGTTACCAATGCTCAATATAAACAATTTATCGAGTCCGGCGGTTATGACCAAAAGGTCTTTTGGTCAGAATCCGGCTGGCAGTATATCTTACAGGCAAACCCATTGGAAAGTCTCGATCTGGATGCCGTTTTGCATGGTGAACAGGAGTGTCCTGTTGTAAACATTTCGTGGTACGAGGCTGAGGCTTTTGCCAAATGGGTGGGAAAAAGGCTTCCTACTGAGGCAGAATGGGAGAAAGCAGCCCGCGGTACCGATGGCAGGACATATCCGTGGGGCAACGAGTTTGATAAAACGAAATTAAACTGTGCCGAAGTTAAGATAGAAAAACCAACCCCCGTCACGGAATACCCGCGGGGCAAAAGTGTCTATGGATGTTTCGACATGGCAGGAAACGTATGGGAATGGACTGCCGACTGGTATGACAGTCAATACTATCGCCATGCACCAAACAAAAATCCACAAGGACCCACCATAGCCGAAGAAAACCCTTATTTTGGAAGACCGGAAGACGTAGGCATCTCCATTTATGAATTAAAGCCTTCTGCGGCAAGTAAAATGCTGAGTGGATGCAAGGTATTGCGGGGTGGTTCGTGGAATGGGTCTGGTATTATCCATGTCCGTTGTGCAAATAGGGATTACGATGAACCCACATATAAAAACGACACCATCGGCTTTCGCTGTGCGAAGTCTTTGGAATAAATAATTCACTATCATTACCAGGTAAGTTTTCTGCAGCATGGAAATATTCCAACTTGATTGTATGGGAAATTTCAAATTCAAAGGCAGTCTCATTAAATATCAGAGATTTATTAGTCTAAGAAGGAGGGACTAAATGACTATTCTTGTTTCTGGCTCATTGGCTTATGACAGGATTATGGACTTTCCGGGAAGATTTTCTGACCATATCCTGCCGGACAAGATACACATGCTGAATGTATGTTTTATGATAAACGGTTTAACGGAGAATTTTGGAGGCACAGCCGGCAATATCGCTTACGCACTTTCCCTGCTTGGTGAAAGCCCAACCATAATGGCCACTGGAGGACGCGACTTTGAACCTTACAAAAACTGGCTAAAAAAAAATAAAATTTCCACAGAGCACATTAAAATTATTGATACGGAACTCACTGCCGGTGCATATATAACGACTGACCAATCGGACAATCAGATAACCGCATTTAATCCCGGTGCGATGAAATTCAATTCCGAAGTTAATTTTGATTTTGCGATGCCCGAAAAGACCCTCGCGATAGTTGCGCCGGGAAATCTGGGTGATATGGTTCATTTTTCAACTATTTATAAAAAGAAAGGGATTGATTACATATTTGACCCGGGGCAGTCCCTTCCTGCCTGGACACAAGAGCTTTTGACGGAGATGATACATGGTTCAAAAATCCTGATCTGTAATGACTATGAGCTGCAGTTGATTCAGGAAAAAACCTCCATGTCTGTCGACGATATTTTAGAAAAGACCAAAACACTCATTGTAACAAAAGGAGAATTTGGTTCCGTTATCATGGTGAAAGAAAATAACAAAATCAGAAGCATTGATATTCCCGTTGCTAAGGCGGAGCAGGTAAATGACCCTACCGGGGCTGGTGATGCTTACAGGGCAGGATTAATCAAGGGTCTCATGGTATCAAAAAATGATATCATTCACGCTGCAAAAATAGGGGCCGTTTGTGCTGCCTATTGCGTAGAAGTATATGGCCCCCAAAATTTCCATTTTACCCTCGAATCATTTAAGAAGCGCTTCGGATCCGTTTTTGGGGAAAGGCCTTTTTAAACGGACAGCAAACAAGAAAACAAAAGTCAGAGATTCAGAACGAAAATTCCTACAGAGAGTTATCTGGGGAAAAGTTTAGAAGATATCTTGTGCTTGCATATCGAACGATTAACCATTACAATATGGCATGGAATTAAATCACATTGGTATCACAAATACGAACGAAGAACAGGCGCTACGGTTTTATCGTGATTTTTTAGGTCTTGAAAAAACACGAGAAATTCTCCTGGACCCGGAACTTTCAGAACAATTGTTTTCTCTTTCCCGGGAGATCAAAGTGCTCGTTTTTGAAAAAATCGGGATAAAGATCGAGGTATTCATATCTGATTTTCATCACGCCAACCCCAATTTCACCCATTTCGGTATTATGCTGGATAATTTTTCAGAGGTTACAGAAAAGGCCCGGCGGTCCAACGTGGACATTATCATGGGAAAACATAAGGATAAGATCGTGTACTTCCTCAAGGATTTTTCCGGCAACCTGATTGAAATAAAACAAAAATAGTACATTAGGTAGTGGTGAACACACCATGTTTTTAATGACGGGAGGCAGCTGGCATAAAAGCAATAGCCAGAGTCCTGAATTAAGATTTCGTATAAATAGATAAGCCTCAAGAACGTTTCAGGATATGATTTCTAGGCAAAAGCAGATCATTTTGTATTAACTGTTTAGTGGCTCAGTGTTTCATTTCCCAAAATATTCTGTTGTGTCCTGCTGCTTCAATTTGTTTAATACGATTTCTGCCGGGGTTAAATATTTTTTCTTATTATTGCACGCCTTACAACACGGTACGATATTTCCCTTTGTACTTCTGCCTCCTCTCGCTAGTGGAACCACGTGATCCATGGTAAGTTCATCCGGGAGAAAAGTTTCCTGACAGTAATAGCATATCCCCGGGGAAATCTTGTTCTTCCACCACTGAGATTTTCTCATCTCCTGTGCCTTCAGCTTTTCCCTGGCAATATGTTTCGGGTCTTTCTCTACATGAATCCATTCAGACACGGATGTTTCCTTTTTTTAAAGACATTTTTTTCCGCTTTTTCCGCACTAACTAAGATTTATACCTTTTTTATAAATTATAGATTATTTTACCAGAGAAGAAAAGGGTTATCAAAAAATACCAGTATTTGATAGTTTGACAAAAAGCATATCAATTTGTATTATCTGCTTGCCAAGCTGAATGGACAGGAATACCTATTGAATCCATTACGCTAATTCAATGCCAGTAAGTTGGGCCAGACCACAGTAAG encodes:
- the recQ gene encoding DNA helicase RecQ; translation: MYTILQKYFGYTSFYPLQEDIIKEALGRRDVFVLMPTGGGKSLCYQLPALLFDGVTIVISPLIALMKDQVDGLLANGIPATFINSSLSYAEIDIRKRSLSNNEVKILYIAPERLVMPEFLQFLQGLKVCLFAIDESHCISEWGHDFRPEYRQLKLLKERFPKVPIMALTATATPVVQEDIITQLKLSDCKVFKASFHRKNLHYQIKPKDNPYHHILRYVKGRQKDSGIIYCQSRKTVESLSASLQKDGYRALPYHAGLTAEARTENQERFIRDDVEIIVATIAFGMGINKPNVRYVIHYDLPKSIEGYYQETGRAGRDGLKSDCILFFSYADMFKIEYFINQKTDEGEKQAAYRQLREMANYCESNVCRRRLLLAYFGEKFDEPNCGSCDVCLEPKERFDGTIAAQKILSCVYRVGERFGINYVIDILQGSKNQKIVQNQHNTIKTYGAGKEFSKSQWQAFIRELIQLGYLRLDGDKYPVLKLQEKCRNVLLSNETVFLTKPDEQISVQKIDAGEDYDRLLFERLRAVRKTLADQEGLPPYVIFHDTSLKEMSIYYPQSLLGLRKISGVGDQKLMKYGKVFLKEIADYCEQHHIMPKQIAHKCPESPVKQPKASTVQMTLELYKQHLTIHEIAQKRNLALSTVISHLEKVILDGDGISIDRIVDSAKQNHIREIFGELGMDRLTPVKEKLGDGYSYEEIRLVRAKMMCGCEKKQ
- a CDS encoding formylglycine-generating enzyme family protein; translation: MNNRIKGKQSTPEDMVLIPEGLFLMGSTREDIERLLDLDRNIEIDRLDNEFPQREVYLSAYLIDKYPVTNAQYKQFIESGGYDQKVFWSESGWQYILQANPLESLDLDAVLHGEQECPVVNISWYEAEAFAKWVGKRLPTEAEWEKAARGTDGRTYPWGNEFDKTKLNCAEVKIEKPTPVTEYPRGKSVYGCFDMAGNVWEWTADWYDSQYYRHAPNKNPQGPTIAEENPYFGRPEDVGISIYELKPSAASKMLSGCKVLRGGSWNGSGIIHVRCANRDYDEPTYKNDTIGFRCAKSLE
- a CDS encoding carbohydrate kinase family protein is translated as MTILVSGSLAYDRIMDFPGRFSDHILPDKIHMLNVCFMINGLTENFGGTAGNIAYALSLLGESPTIMATGGRDFEPYKNWLKKNKISTEHIKIIDTELTAGAYITTDQSDNQITAFNPGAMKFNSEVNFDFAMPEKTLAIVAPGNLGDMVHFSTIYKKKGIDYIFDPGQSLPAWTQELLTEMIHGSKILICNDYELQLIQEKTSMSVDDILEKTKTLIVTKGEFGSVIMVKENNKIRSIDIPVAKAEQVNDPTGAGDAYRAGLIKGLMVSKNDIIHAAKIGAVCAAYCVEVYGPQNFHFTLESFKKRFGSVFGERPF
- a CDS encoding HNH endonuclease, with product MRKSQWWKNKISPGICYYCQETFLPDELTMDHVVPLARGGRSTKGNIVPCCKACNNKKKYLTPAEIVLNKLKQQDTTEYFGK